TACTGGTCCATCGACAAAATCGGGTTAGGCTTCTTTGATGGTCACAAAGAGAAGTCTTTGATCTTAGCATCATTGATGATGTTTTCCCAACCACTTCATGTTCTTCGTTTGATTTCCTACCCGTattcttgtttctttttctttctgataAAATCATTTGACTGGGTGACAAATGTTTTGGCTCGAATTTGTATCAACTCAATATTACACTTTTAAACCGAACCCTATTCTACTTGTGATCCGTGAAGTTTCATCCCAAACCTACATAAATGaataatgaatgaatgaattgtTTCCGTGTGCAGCTGGAAAATGATGAAGCAGAGAATCTTCTTAGCTAGTCgtctaaaaacaaaaaataaattctatTTGATAGATAACTCTATTTTGTTTATGACTTGTAAATGAGCAAATGAATCAATGCACTAAggaatgatttttttcttttaatatcgtTTCTCGTTCTATGTTATTCTGTTTTATGTCCCATTAaataaatgaatgaatgaatgatctTAGAGGATTTATCTCGTTGCATCAAGTGtcctaataaataaatgaatgaatgaattatCTTGGAAACCTACAGAGGAGCTATCTCGTTGCACCAAGTGTCGTGGCTCGAGGTCAGCGGCGCATTCGACAACAGTGCACTCGACAAGGTGAATGCGAAGCTCGATTACGCAAATAACTATTCATTGAAGTTTCGAGTGAGGATGAAGGCGGACGCCTTCGGGTGGAGTGGCTGCCCGGTGTACCTGTTGGTCAAGCATGCCGTCGACAATAAGTTCAAGTGGAAGAAGGTTGACCTAAGCCGACTAACTGCCGGAATGGTCGTGGATATTCCAGAGTCTCCAGACAAGCACACCTTTAGGCCTCCCGCTGACAAACTCATCTTCGGATTGTTTGAGATTTGGAGGGGCAGATGGAAGGGAGGACTCGAGATCTTACAAGTCATCATCGAAAGGGACCAACAATAAtcaacatacacacacacacacacttccaTATGGTGTGAGCTTATGCCTATTTCGTGTTCAGATTGTATACGAATAAAAGTCTGATGTGGTGGAGAAACGAGGCTTCTCTGTGGTTTGGCATGTAATGTAGTACTTTATGTTTGCGTAACACGAGAATGACTAAATGAATAAACACGTTCCCTTCCGGTGAAGCCAAAAACCTCCTCTTCTGTATCAAATGTGATGGAATGCTTTTATGTGAAGAGTGAAGATGGCAAGGAAGACTCGTACGACACCGTCGTTAGATGCTCATCACATAACGGACGAGGACTGGCCGGCTGCCGAATGACCCGGTCGGAGCCCCGATTCAAAGAGCTAACAGTGACACCAACTCGAGTTAGGAGCTAAACTTTTGTTCACCATTTGATCTCAAAAACGACTCCAGAAATCCATGGAGAAAGGATTGCTATTCACCGAAAACTTTAGCGTCAGGAGAATCTCTACTGCAGTTTATGGAGTAAGAATGAAGCAAGGTATTGATCTTAAAGCAGCTGACTTTATTCCCTACTTCCGTGGTGcgtgcatgtgtgtgtgtgtttgtgttccTACGACGAGATTTTTTGCCGAAAGCAAAAGGGTGAGCACTTACGTGTGGGAAGAATCCCTTTCGGACGGAGATGGGGGGACCTGTCTCTTCGTGCCTCATGGCTTCCGAATAAACTTTTGCAGCTGGTGATGATAATGCTTGGAGATGCTTGgtttatttttccttcttttttctttctttgtgatGAACATATGCAGCCCGGTGAAGAGGAACACTGTGCCTGTTTATCATCAAATACTGCTTCCAGCACTCCCTGCACGATGAGCAAAGAATTGGGGTCGATCCATCTAAAGGACTCGAGTCGAGGAATCGCCTTCTGCCCAGTATTCTTCCTTCCAACTTTGATCTGATCTCGGAGTACGATGGCTCCTTTGCAGGAATGGGTTATGTCTTCAAGTCTATCTCAGGGAATATTATCACCGCCGGAGGCGATATCACGACACAGCAGCCTCGCTTGAGGCTGAATGTTGGACCATTTGGGATTTCATGTCACACGATAAACTTGGATGTGCTTCGTACGTCATTCGCTCACCTATTACACCAttatgtgataaaaaaaaaaacagcatGTTTTGAGTCAAtttttatgcatcataaaatctgTGAATTAGAATATAAGTTGTAGGACAATTATGTGGTTTGTATCACTCACTGTCCACTCGCCCGTCACACCAGTGCACGTTCAAAATGATTATTTTTATACCAAGCATAACAATATAACTTTAAGGactcatttttttttatatatctaaCTTTATTTAAATGTCACCATTTATGATATCATCATTTTATCAAGCAcatgtttttctatttttttcttccaCATGTAATCATTTATACATTTGTGGAGTGTACGTCTTCTTCCCTTCCACAAGATGATTAACGTGAGGAGTTTGCCATCGTGAATCAACCTTCCGAGATCACATACTCAAATCACTTTAGCCAAAATGCAATACTCATTGCTTTTGCTCTTTTTTCCAAAGCTTTAGCTTTAGTTTAACTGATATCCAAAATCTCCAAAGCCAAAATATTGACCTTGGCTTTCATTTGTTTTGGTTCAGACTTTAGGATTGATAACTTTTTTCCTTCCTAGTTTTATTATTTCCTTCTGTTCTTAGGAACAATGTGAACTTTCTACCTAATTGTTGGTATGTCTGTCGGGTCGAATATTGTATTCTACTGTTAAAAAAACTTGATCGAAAGAAACGAATTAATTTGAAATAAAAACCTAAGTTAAATTAAAAATGATTTGGTCGAGTTAAGAGTTAGACTCTTTTTCCTTAAGATAAATTTGCTCTGCACTAATGATTACAATTTAGCGATATACAACCATCGCTTCTTGCAATAATAACACTCTAAATTACAAAAACACACAACTTCATATGTTTTACACTGTCTCTTTGATCTATGTCAAATGAATGCAAGAATGTAGTtcaatttttcatgaaataaATGCATGAGATGAGATCTATTTATACACATAAGAGAGACTCGTTAGGGTGAAAAGATATGATTGTTCATATGAGAAGACATGTTTATTCAGGTGAAAGATCATGTCTGTTCGCTCGAAAGAACATGTCTATTCGAGTGAAAATTTTGCATTCATTTGGAAATGGTTTTAGCCTATCATTTCCAACAATCCTTCACaagaatgaaattttttttaataaaatatacgtGAATATGCGAACACTAAAGGAAGTATATGTGAGAGGATATTGAACCTTATAATTTGGTGTAAAGCAGAATACGTGAGAGAATAGTGAGAGGATAGTGAATATGCAAACATTAAAGGAGGTATCTAATGGTATTGAACCTTTCTTAGCAGAATACTATCGATTTACTTGACTAATTAGTAAACATGATGTCTTGAACTGTTCAGCTATTTGGTGTAAAGCAAGATAATAGTACCCACATAATTTCTTACCTCACACCTTAGACTCTCATTGTTAAGTTCATTTTGGCTATTTCAGTGGATTCACAAGTGCTCTAGAGAATTTAAGCCTTGAAAATTTTTATAGAAGTGATCCCACTTCACACTATATAGGTGACTTCCTATTAAAAATATCTTGTCATACTTTACTTAGATATAGGAATCATTAAAAGTATAATTTATCCTAATATACTCTGCATGTAGCATTTATGATATTTATCATAGGAATAGGTTGGAGTAGTCATCCACGTGCTTACACTAAATCATTCATAATTTAGTTGTCCCATTAATCCTGGGATCTCCGATCAATAAGGTTGGGTTACCATTATGAAGATTTTTATTTGATAGGCTTTAATCTCATTCCCCTCCATATATCTTTGCAGCCCTTTAATATGTAGATttgtaagattttcttttgatttcataTAATCATTTATGATTATATCATTTGAGATCAACTACTTCATGATATTATATCTTCGACAAATATATCAAGAATTACCTGTAGTTTCCGAGTctcaatattaataaaaatataaattatatatatatatatgttatatttattttataatatgatttatgatatttacacttcatgaatatgataaatgatatgctTATATTTTCGATTCATAAAATTGAAGTACAtgtttttcaaaatatataattttcagtgTTCTACGAAatatttgttgaatcttatattttgatgatgaaatcacttggtaaattattttatctaatctatacgttaagaaaagtgtgcaggattaactatgatagcagtaaggcataaagcaaatgttgggccggagtcaagatcgagatttcgttgggagttcgagagttcgtcggaagtccagacatttatCAGAAGTTTTGTCGAAATTGATtgggaagtccaggagcttgccaaagaaactcgtcggaactcacatcataaagtccatgagcttactaggagtttgctggaatattatcaagagattgtcggaagtttgtcgcaagatcgctggaagaataaTTAACATACCGGACCAAGACTACTTAGTTTAtgtcttaaattattataattagaTCATAagatgagttaggattgggagataatcccactaatttaGTTAGGGACTAATTTAACCCTTAATAGGATTGAATTGGGCCGGTTTAACAGTCtattcagcacctaaagtcaaGTTCCTACCGCTCACTCGATGTAGAATTCTTATAAAGATGTCTTTCATCTAGCTAATCTTGTAAGGTTGGTTGGCTGGCTTCACATTTCCAGAAATAATGACCGGATACCTCCTAGCCTCGCTAACGCTGTTAGAACCACCCATGGATGGGAATTTTGTGGCTCTCATGCTTTCTTATTCAATGAATgtcaatttttcttcctttttttaagtACTGCTTTGAGAACGATTGCTGTAGACTTTAGAGAAAGGAACAAAATTTATTTCAACAGCATTCGGACACATCCAGACTTGATTGAAGGAGCAGAATACTGTAATCTCTTTAGGTAATGGAGAGAATATTGATTGGAGGCCACCATGGTGACTTTCAGGTGCcagaaagaagaaaatataagGATAAGCATCACTATAGAAAGATAAATTGACAAGTGAGATGGTGACATATAATATATGAGGAGATAGCAACTTGATCAAAGCTTCATGTGAATCTCGAGGTACTTGATTGCATCTGGAAGTATTGGAGAGATTATAATGCTCGATTGATTGGCATTCACCTGTGCAAATGCAAAAACCTTGCCTAGTGGAATAACACCTTGTTCTTACATATTCATGTTGCAGATGGACTGTGACTTGCTTACCAGCGGTCTCCAAACTTGAGGGCAGCGACGCCTCGCTGCACGCGGAAGCTGAACTGTAACACAAAGAATAAACTTCACTGATTGGACGTGAATCAAGTTTTCTTTGGACGATAAATTGGCAAAACATGCTCACCTTCTCCGAGGGCACCAAGAATAGATGACATTTGAAGCAAAGCAAGATAGTCTTGGAGGACATGATTACTGAGGGTGGGTGAGACGAGAGATAATTGGATGGTTGAAACTTGAAAGTGATGCATTCTAAAACGTCAAAAATAACTTCAAATTACTTAGCTTATGCAGATCATTGCAAAACAAATGCCTATTGTAATATGTTGTGCAGTACTTAtttatgttaaattaaatttgatatgaaagatttttctaattgcTTATCTTAGACCGTCAGCTCTTGTTTATAAATATGTAGAACCTCCTAGGATTTCAATATGGATATGTggatatataatattattgagagatacAGATCTTCTCTCATCTCCTCTTAGTCACGTAAGATTACATATTTTCTTTCATTACCTCTTGGTCCATAATTCATCACTCGTAACGATCTTGTGAGAGATAAGAAGGATGAAGAAGACAAATCTAGTTCTCATTGCATATCGATATCGTTATAGTATTTGGATTCAATGATGGTGCATTTGTAGATTAGATAAAGGCTCTCTAAATGACATCAAAACGTGTACATTGTAAATATGATAtatcgttatttgattttaattttttatattaaagttTTTCGTATAATATTAgtataatcatgatttttatgataacaatTGATATCATAGTCAtgtttttaaaatcaaatactttGAATAGTTTTTATGCATGTTATTGCTATAGCATCGCTGAAGCCTATGGAGATTGCAATGACTACTGTTGCATGCAGTGACTATAGTAGCATTATTGCGTTAGTGTTTGTTGGTTGCCGAAGGTCTTGGTTCCCAGCAGCTACACAATAGACACATGGGCATAACTACACATGGTGGGAGGATCCATCAACGATAGGAAAGGAATGTGACAATAGGAAATGTTCCATCGGAAAGGAATGTGACAATAGGAAATGGTGGCACACCACGGAGATGTTCCATCGGAAAGGAATGTGACAATAGGAAATGGTGGCATGGCACAATGACTGATGAGATCATCGATCGACTATGTGAGAAAAGGTTCATTACCATGGGCAGTGCGCATGCGATGGACGACTACTACACCGACGGATgggtgtgatgaaatgcaatggcAACAACAACATGAGAATTAATGTCTTTAGAAAGGATAGTTTTAtccattataaataaaaaattaatctgtgtcattaaattttatttttcagtTATGCTCTTCAAAAATTggatattttcattatatatccCACTTAAAAATTATACTTTACcatttagaaattaaaaaaattaaaattatgttctcaattataaaattaattaatttaattatattttaattaaatattttgattgtacTTTCATGTTTATATTTTGATTGCTTGATTAGATTTAGATTTCTTGATCAAATTTAAAGAAAGTCAAATATTGATCAATTTTTTactcttatcaattttaattttaactaGTCTAATTGGGCGAATAGTTGGTTCAAATCCATGAGCCCAATTTAGGTAGCCTAATTTTGAGCTTGCTTAATTAAATAGGGTTAACTGGTATAAGAGTttcatacaaaattttaaaaaaactataaattataattttcttttatagttttatcattattgttcttggatatttatttggttattcacttgcatatatttaaaattatgaaataatatttatttttcatataaagaCATAATTTATGTTTTTACcatgattataattattatatttttttatactgattaatatttaataattattatgattattattatattattccaAAATATATTAGTTtgaaaaattaatgaatattatttataactcatatccctaagttttatctaactaGTAGTTGCCAAAGTGGCATAAGATTATAGAGTTATGAGATATGAATTACATTAaatgttttattatttataaaatattttaaattatattttatattattgatctTTTAGCCATCAAAGTGGCctagactaataacttataaaattacattaaagAATTAGTTCCAAATAACatcataataacatatataattaagagatttagataatcataTATAAGAATCTATTtagaataattatatgatggagTAGGATAATACTATTTTGAATATTCTTATAGCTCAGAATTGTATACCCAAAGATAGtaatactatttcatcaaaatggtATCAATcctctataaataattttatgtgaataatagatatatcaatattttacccaaaggtaaaaatgatatcaatagtttaatatttattaaaaactcaaagtattaatattatgttattttattACAATGGTACTTTCTTCAttgtattttgataaatatccctatattttagattaaattattataaataatttgagCATATTGAATTTATACTAGGTATTTTAGACCTTAATTATACTAGTTGAAAGGATCAcataactattgaaagttttacaAAACAAATAATTGATATAAATGAatgaaaatatctaaaaaataattttatgataattactaatgatatttagacttcattatagtataccataatatttttaaagatcaatttaaatttgctgataagtcattggttgaCATATTAATAAAAGAATTAACTAAAATTTAGTATAAAAATATTTGagaaatttaagattatatcatcaatatgcctaacaaaattgTAAACTCAAGAACATTGGGCATAAATATAGTTGAGTCCTTTTTtgtataatttattattaattatattccttcttagtttgacttatttcaaatttactataataaaattaaagataagTGAAACTTAAATGAGCTAACTAGTATATGTATTtagaaagaattaaaattaaaataggaaatactcataatattttgggtaCTACTTAAGGAGTatgtaataataaaagaaagttaAAGCATAAATCACTTAAGTTTATAAATGCTACgtaaacttataaaaaaaaatcttcatatTAAGGTACAGCTTATGTGGTTAGAAAGGACATATAGCTTATGTGGTTAGAAAGGACATATGAAAGACTATGAGGTTTTGGTATGAAAAGGAAAAGTATAAGTTTGACCTTTGTatatttcgaatcaaacattttgGAAGTCCATTTCTAATACTTGATGGATCTATTTTGATGATTCAACATacagtaataataataaagatttattttaatataagaatTGAGAaccaaaagaatataaaatattcatcattatagaaaatcatcttaaagcgaaagtgataataGTTGGTACTTATCACCTAGAGATGTTTTATCTGATATTATGTTCCTATAATTCTAAAACTTTAAGTTTTTTTAATCTATAATTGTCAAGATATTATTTCTTTTTTGGTAGAGATACACTTATTATGATTTTATAAAAGTAAAGTTTTGAATTCTGtatgatgatttatatagaatTAATGTGAATCTTGAGTTTACAATAATCTTAttgttaaatattaaaataaaatatatttttattaactccttgagattatatatGCTGATTATCTAAGTTCActtcatatttcttattttagtaaagagagatattttatcacatttatagatTATTTGTTAAGATTTGATTATCTAAGGTCTTAAGTTATTTACATCTTCAGGTGTACATAAATGAGCCAAGAgataaatagataaaaaaattaaaaatcattagatttgataaaagtgataaattttatgatatttatgataaGTCTAATCATAATTTTGGTTCTTTTGTTAGATTCTAAAAAAAATAAGGAATTCAATAAATCTGACTACATATATCATAGTAGAATAAGATTATTGAAAGATGATATTGTACTCTTATAGATATAGTTAGGAGCATAATAAATTATTCTTCTATACCCGAATTAATTTAAGGAGAAACTCTAAGGATGATTGTATACATTTTGAATAAGATTTCTAGTAAGTCAATTTTATTAACTTCTTTTGAGTTATGAACTAGTAGAAAATTCAActtgagatatttacatatttagggTTGTCTTACAGAGATAAGGGTTtttaattcatataaaaaaataaattcaaggactatttttaattattttattatttatcaaaaaattcaaagggatataaattttattaactGAATAATAATACAAGGATAGTTGAATTTGGTAatgtaagatttttttaaaaaagtgaATCAGTGGGagtaaaaatctcaaaatttaatcTTGACATTAAGAAGATATAGATTGatactcttttattattttatgttCGAGAGATGGTTGTTTCTTAAATTAATAAATGATTTAATAAAGTtaaacaataaaataacattagTGAACCCTCACATAATATTAATATAGCTGTTGATGAACTTGTAAAATAATCACAATCGATAATTTTAAGAATATCTTAATGGGAACGAAAACCTACCATTTTtgttgattatgtggtatatttataagaatcatattatgatatatgaattaaaagagtctctcattatttttataagttataaaaaataatgattctaAATAATGCTATGATGCAATAaaggaagagttaaaatcaatggattAGAATGATATCTAAAAACTTATTAAATtattcaataattataaaagagtccaTTATATAAACATAACTCAAAGgataatattgaataatataatgATTAGACatctaaataaatcaatcataatgagatatttttttttattttttaaataaactcattaagaatcatTATGACATTAATGACTCGTTATTACATTATATGGATATGAAAATAAGTCTTTTGAGATTAATCTAAATGTttcatagagaaaaataaaaaaaaatttgatataaaaatttAGAAAATCCATTTATGACTTTGAACAACTTTCGAGATAACAATATATAAAGTTTcttaatatcattatttttttcagatttaaaaaatactattgatcaatatttatatCTAAATATCAATGGGAgctagtttattatattggtctatatGTGAATAATATTTTGTTTACCAATAATAATCTTGgtttattatatcaaataaaaaaaattattaagaattttgagatggttgatatgaataaaATCTTAGAtacttggcattgagatattcaaggaTAAATTTTAAAGATTGCTAGGACTATATTAGAAAGTGATATATTGATCAAGTTTTGAAGAGATTTAGTATATAGATTTATTCAATAAATGACATAAGTAAAATAATTTTAGCcaaaataagtatttttaaaatgacttaaaaaagaattaaataaaaaatattctttatatatgAGCAATTTTAAGTTTATTATTTGCTCAAGTTTATACCAAACcaaatatcaattttatagtcagaatactatatatatattggatttaCCTAAGAATGAAATACTAAaaagttgtaaaaaaaaaataagatatctAAAAGGTACAAAAGATTTATATGCTCAAATATATGAAAATAGATTAGCttgaaatgataatattttaagatactaattttataaattaccttGATAGTATGAAGTCTATTTTATGCTTTATATTTGTATTAATTAAAGGGACGATttacatgaaaaaaatataaaataatatattattatattatcaataataaaactGATTTTGTGGCATGATTTGAGACTACTAATCaagttttataattataaaattttatctcaataCTTGGTATGGCTAAATTCAATTACCAACTCGctgaaaatattttttgatatattttaatagtttttttttctctaagaatgatAGCTCATAGCAACTTGCTGAAAATATAAATACTCTAGTAACTCTACGCATCATAGCATAAAGTACTTAACTATTAAATTAAAATAGTtcagaaataattaatatcaattaagaaaaaaattattatattaattgttgattcattcacttaggacttataACCTAAACTAAAGTGTTCGAAAAAAAATGATGTTATAATTGAATTTATAAGCAATCCATAAAAGATATAACAATACGTGTTTGAGTaaacattataattaatatttttgtttacatgcttaaatttatttatttctactatcttGTTCATATTTATATgtgtgcatattatggttgaatatataaaaataaattataagggTTATTTTGTAATTGTATGAAAAATGACTAATAATATTGTGATATATAGAAAAGAGTATGATATTAATGATATACAACCATTATGATTCGTTTTAG
This Musa acuminata AAA Group cultivar baxijiao chromosome BXJ1-2, Cavendish_Baxijiao_AAA, whole genome shotgun sequence DNA region includes the following protein-coding sequences:
- the LOC103969144 gene encoding protein PHLOEM PROTEIN 2-LIKE A9-like, whose amino-acid sequence is MSTTPHHKGALDGSTIVSVENDPTGEKYVKKMVIKPTALDVTWGNDPRYWSIDKIGGAISLHQVSWLEVSGAFDNSALDKVNAKLDYANNYSLKFRVRMKADAFGWSGCPVYLLVKHAVDNKFKWKKVDLSRLTAGMVVDIPESPDKHTFRPPADKLIFGLFEIWRGRWKGGLEILQVIIERDQQ